The genomic DNA GGGCCCATCCTGGTACTACCGCACCCTGGTAGGACCCCCGGCCGGATCAGGTCATCGACCCTCACACGGTCGATTCCATCGATGAGCCCAGGGCCAACTCGCTACTATCCCCCCAGGCGAACATCGGGGGCCACGGGTGAACTACGTCGGCCAATGGTGGCGGCAGCCGGACCGCTATAAGTGGCTGTCCGAGTATCTGGCGACGCGTCGACTACTCGTCGCCGCACGCACCGTCATGACCGTCGTCAGTCTGATCCTGGCCGTCGCGGTGGTGTTGATCCCGTTCAGTCCCGCCGGCCAGCCCGGACCCGCGCAAGCGGTCGTCTGGGTGATCGGCGCCGGGTTCGCCGGGATGGCCCTCCTGTACGCCCGACGCTGGCCCACCGCACGGCAATCGACGGCTCTGAGCATCGCCGGCAGCCTGGGCATCGCAGTGACCGCCCTGACCCCTGTTGACCCGCACACCGGGCTGTTGACCTGCTGGGCTTTTGTCGGACTCGCCGCCTACGTCGCGTCCTTCCACACTCCCAAGCTGCTCACCTTCACCGTCGGCGTCTCGCTCGGAACCGTCGCCGCGTGTGCCCTGCGCACCGGACTGGCCGGTGACGCACCGCTCGCTGTGGCTGTGTTTCTGCTGTCCACCGGTGGGCTGCTGACGGTGGCTTTCGGTGGGCAGATCCTGGTACGACTGGTGTGGAACGACGCGGTGTCCACCGATCCGCTGACCGGGCTGAGCAACCGTCGGGGATTCCGCCGGTCGGCACGCACCATGATCGCCGAGGCTGCCCGTCGTGGTTCGAGCAGTTTCAGTGTGGTGATGGTCGATCTCGACGGGTTCAAAAGTCTCAACGACACGCTGGGGCACGCCGTCGGCGACGAGGTGCTGGTCACGGTGGCCGCCACGCTGCGGGAGGTCTGCGGCCCCGGGGTGATCACCGCACGCGTCGGCGGCGAGGAATTCGTGGTCGCGCAGGCCTCGCCCCCCGGTGACATGGAGTTGCTCGCACGCCGACTCTGCGTCGCCATCGCCGCCAACCGTTGGGGCGTCACCGGCAGCCTCGGCGTCGCGGGCATCACCGTCCGCGACCTGGAAGCGGATCCGGGGACAGTGATCGAGCGCGTGGTCGCCTCGGCTGACATGGCGATGTACGAAGCGAAGCGCGCCGGCGGCAACCAGATCCGCCAGGCCACCGCCGCCTGAACCGGATCCGGAGCAACCGGCTGCTATTTCGCGCGTGTTACGACTTCGGTCGCAGCGGCGCCAGGTCTTGCGCACCCGCCCCGGCAGGTCTACTTTTCGCCACTAAGCGATTTGTTAAGCACTCTTGAGCGAACAGAGAACATGCCTTCTGAATCCGCCATTGCTGTGACCGACGTGGACGTAGCGGCCCGCACCGTCCTCGGCGAACGGCTGCGGGCTGCCAGGGAACGCGCACGGATGTCCACCCGCGACGCCGCCGCCCGCGCCGGGGTCAGCGCGGGCTTCATCAGCCAGCTGGAGAACGGGAAATGCGGTGTCTCGGTTGGTGTGCTCAAACGGCTCTCCGCAGCAGTCGGGGTAACGGTGGCAGAGCTGCTGGCCGACGAGACACCCTCTGCCAGAGCGGTTCTGCGTGCACACGAACGCCCAGTGTTCTCCAGCGACGGCGGGCTGAAGAAGTTGCTGCTGTCCCGCCCGCCGATTCACCAACTGGAGGTCTACGAGGGCACGTTCGAGGTGGGCGGGTCCACCGGTCCCGAACCCTACGCCCACGACAACGCCCACGAACTGTTCTACGTGCTGACCGGGCACATCGAGTTCTCGATCGGCCCTGACACCCTCACGCTCGGCCCCCGCGACAGCGTGGAATACCTGTCCTCGGTTCCACACCGGGCGGTGAACGTCGGTACCGTTGTCGCCCAAGCCATGTGGATCACGTCCCACTACACGCCACCACGTGACCCGAACCCCCTCTCGGGAGCTCCCGCACACCAGATGAAGGACTGACCCATGGCCACATCCCATCGCCTGCTGATCACCGGCGGCCACGTCTTCACCCCCGCCGGAATCGTCGAGGAGCCCGTGCTCATCACCGACGGCATCATCACCGCGATCGGTCCGGACGCACTGGCCGAGACCGGCGCCACCGAGATCGACGCTGCCGGCGGCCTGGTCTCGCCCGGCTTTCAGGACTGCCACATCCATCCGTACCACGCCGGCCTTGATATGAACGCCTGCGATCTCACTCCCTACTCCACCGCCGACGGCTACCTCACCCGGATCGCGGAGTACGCCGCCGACAATCCCGAGCTCGAATGGGTCACCGGCGGTGGCTGGTCGATGGACTCCTTTCCCGGCGGGCTTCCGACGGCGGCAGCTCTGGACGCGGTGGTCGCCGACCGGCCGGCCTTCTTCCCCAACCGCGACGGCCACGGCGGCTGGGTGAACACCAAGGCCATGCAGATCGCCGGCATCGATGACTCGACACCGGACCCGTTCGACGGCCGGATCGAGCGAGACGCCGACGGACACGCCATCGGGACCTTGCAGGAAGGCGCAATGGGCCTGGTGGCCAAGCACATTCCCCTGCCCACGCAGGACGACATGGACGATGCCCTACGGGTCGCCCAGCAGCAGCTTTTCGCCTGGGGCGTCACCGGTTGGCAGGACGCCATCGTGGGCGCCACCAACGACACCCCGGATCCCCTTGATTCCTATCTGCGGGCGACGGCTTCCGGCGAGCTGAAAGCACACGTCGTCGGCGCCCTCTGGTGGGACCGAAACCGCGGACTCGAGCAGATCCCCGAGCTGGTGGACAAGCGCGCCCGGGCGCTGGCCGCCGGATTTGCCGCCACCACCGTCAAGATCATGCAGGACGGAGTCGCCGAGAACTTCACCGCGGGAATGCTGGAGCCCTATCTGGACGCCTGCGGGTGCCCCGGCGAGAACATGGGTAAGAGCTTCGTCGACCCCACCAGCCTCAAGGACATCTCCGTGCAGCTGGATGCTCTGGGCTTCCAGCTGCACTACCACGCCCTCGGCGACCGGGCGGTCCGCGAGTCACTGGACGCTATCGAGGCGGCCCGAAATGCCAACGGCGACAACGACCTGCGCCACACCTTGGCCCACATCCAGGTGATCCACCCCGACGACATCCCCCGGTTCGCCGAACTCGACGTGGTGGCCAACATGCAGCCGCTGTGGGCGCGCCACGAAGACCAGATGGATCTGCTGACCATCCCGTTTTTGGGTCGGCGCCGGGCCGCCTGGCAGTACCCATTCGGCTCGCTGCACCGCGCCGGTGCGAAGTTGGCATCAGGCAGCGACTGGCCGGTGAGCACCGCCAACCCTCTGGAAATCCTGCACACCGCCGTCAACCGGGCGCCTGCCGGCGCCACCGGGCCGTCGGCGCTGCCCTTCCTGGGTGAGCAGGCCCTGTCACTGGCCGACGCTTTGATCGCGCACACCCTGGGCACGGCGTACCTCAATCACGACGAAACCCGTTCGGGCAGCATCGAGATCGGCAAGACCGGTGACATCGTGATTCTCGATCGAGATATCTTCGCCGCCCCGGTAGCCGAGATCGGTTCCGCCAGAGTGGTTTACACGATCATCGGCGGCGAGGTCGTCTACCATGCGGATTCGGCTCTGGTAACGGCATGAGCGCCACCGACCTGACCGCGCACGATATCGCGACACCCACGTCTACTCCCGCATCGGTCGAATTACGTTCATTGACCAAGGCATACGGGCCTGCCGTGGCAGTGGACAACCTGAGCCTGCAGGTGCAACCCGGTGAGTTCTTGAGCCTGCTGGGCCCCAGCGGATGCGGCAAGACCACCACGCTGCGCATGATCGGCGGGTTCGAATTCCCCGACGACGGATCCATCCAGATCTCCGGGCGCAACGTCGAGAATCTCCCCCCGCACAAGCGTCCGGTGAACACCGTTTTCCAGGCCTACGCCCTGTTCCCCCACCTGAAGGTGACCGACAACGTCGCCTACGGTCTACGCAGGTCCGGGGTGGCGAAAAGCGAGATGGCCGGACGCGTGCGCCGCGCTCTGGATATGGTGCGGATGACGGCGTACGCCGACCGCAAACCGGCTCAGCTCTCCGGTGGCCAGCAACAGCGCATCGCCTTGGCGCGGGCACTGGTCAACCGTCCGGCCGTGCTGCTGCTCGACGAACCGATGAGTGCACTCGATCGCAAACTGCGCGAGGAGATGCAGGTCGAGTTGAAGCTGCTGCAGCGCGAACTCGGCACCACCTTTGTCTTCGTCACCCATGATCAGGAAGAGGCCCTGTCGATGAGCGACCGGGTGGCCGTGATGAAGGACGGACGGATCGAACAGATCGGCACAGCCTCGGAGGTATACGACGCACCAGAATCCGCATTCGTCGCGGGTTTCATCGGTCGCCAGAACTCCTTCTCCGCCACGATCTCGTCGTTTGACAGTGCCGGGGTCAGCGTCACGACCGCGGGCCTGTCGCTGTACTCCTCGCGGCCGGTCAAAGGTGAAACGCCGGCAGCCGCCGGCGCCCAGGTGACGGCGGCCATCAGGCCCGAGTCCGTAGGTGTCAGCTCCGCGCAGTCATCGAGTGGCAGCGCCGCGTCGGACCCGCCGGTGAACTCCGTCTCCGGAACCCTGCTGGGGGTCTCCGAGCTGGGCCACAGCCTGCAGCTGGTGGTGCACACCGGCGGCGACGATCAGCTACTGGCCCGCCTGCCCCGGGCCGCCAATCCGCCCACCGAACTCGGATCGCCGGTGACCTGCTCCTGGTCCGCCGACGCCGTCCGGATCTTCACCTCCTGACCCCTGCAACGGAAAGAAACCCCCATGGCACAGCAAGAGCCGGTGCGCGCGCTCGTTCCCGCCGCACTGCAGAAGTCCCTCAGCCGCCGCATGTTCCTGGGCGGCACCGCGGCACTGGGCGCGGGCGCATTCCTGGCCGCCTGCTCGTCGTCCTCCGGGGGAGGTGACTCTGCGTCGGGCACACTGAACATCTACACCTGGGGCGAGTACGACGATCCCGACGTGCTCAAGGAGTTCACCGCGGCCAACGGTCCCTCGATCACGCTGGACTCCTACGGCTCCAATCCGGAGATGATCGCCAAACTCAGTGCCGCCAAGGGCACCTCGGGTTACGACATCTGCGTCCCCACACACTCGGCGATCCAGCAGATGGTCAGCGGTGACCTGCTCGCCGAGCTCGACCACGCCAAGCTGCCCAACATGAAAAACCTCAATGCCAGCGTGGTCGACACCCCCTTCGATCCGGGCAACAAGTACAGCGTGTGCAAAGACTGGGGCTCAACGGGTTACGTGTACGACACCACCGTCATCAACCGCGAGCTGACGTCCTGGGCCGACTTCCTGGACGCCGCGCAGAAGGAAGCTTCCGGCAGTCTGTCGCTGCTGGAGGATCAGGGGGAGGTGGCGTTCACCTACTTCTACGCCAACGGTATCGACCCGAACACCACCGACCCCGCCAACATCGAGGCATACCGGACGTTCATCATCGACAAGATCGCCCCCCACGTCCAGGCTTTCGAGTCCTCGACCAACACGTCGATCTCCACCTCGGCCCGGGCCCTGATCCACTGCTGGAACGGCGACGCCCGGCTGGGCCTTCTCAACAACCCCGAACCCGAGCGCTACAAATGGGTGTGGCCCTCCGAGGGGGCGAACCTCTGGCAGGACAACTGGGCCATCGTCAAGGGTGCGCCCAACGAGGAAGCTGCCTACCAGTTCATCAACTACGTCCTGGACCCTGCGGTGTCCCTGAAGGAACTGACCTACATCGGCTACAACACCGGCATCGACGGGGTGGAGCAGGCGGCGACCGAGGCCGGCATCGAGCGGCCCGATCTGGTGTTCATCAGCGACGAGGTGATGTCGAAGCTCGTCTACAGCCAGATGACGTCGATGGACGGCACCATCATCGCCATCTATGACGAACTCAAGGCAGCGGCGGGCCAGTGACGGTGGTGGACGCCCCGGTGACCGCCGAGGCAGCACCGCGGAGCCGACCACGGCTGCCCGGCAGTCTCGGCGCCCTGCCGCTCGGCGCCTGGATCCTGTTCTTCTTCATCCTGCCGTTCGGCCTGGTCGTCTGGTACAGCTTCGGATACAAGCCGGGCATCTACTCCACCCACGCCAACGACATCCTCTCCCTGGATCGCTACAGCGAGGCCGCGTCGCCGACGTTCCTCGCGATCTTCGTCCGGACATTGAAGATCGCGGCGACCGGAACGGTGCTCTGCCTGCTGATCGCGTTCCCGATGGCGTACTGGATGGCTCAGAAGCTGACGTCGAAATGGCGCGGAGTGGTGTTGGCCCTGGTGCTCATCCCCTACTGGACGAACTTCCTGGTCCGCACCATCGGTTGGCAGATCTCCCTGAGCCCCACCGGTTTCGTCTCCGAGATATTGCAGTGGGCTCACCTCACCGACGACCAGCTGCACGTGCTGTACACCTCGGCGGCGGTACAGCTGGGCGTGGTGTACAACTACCTGCCGCTGATGATCCTGCCGCTGTACGTCGCCCTCGAGCGCCTGGATCCCCAGCTGTTGGAAGCCAGCCGTGATCTGGGTGGAACGGCGTGGAGCACGTTCTGGCACGTCACCTTTCCGCTGGCGGTGCCGGGTGTGACAGCGGGGCTGCTGCTGGTTTTCGTACCCCTGATGGGTGATTACATCACCCCCACCGTGCTCGGCGGCGCCAGCGGCAGCATGGTCGGCCAGATGGTGGCCGCGCAGTTCCAGAGCGCGCAGAACTGGGCCCTCGGGTCGGCGATGGCGGTGTTGCTGATGATGGCCATCTTCGGTACCAGTGCGGTGGTCGGTGGCGTGCTGAAAGTGTTGGGCCGCATCATGACTGCGCTGACATCGCTGTCACTGTCGACGAAGGAGACCTCATGACGATCGCGGGGGCGCGGCGCCGGCGCAGGTTTGTTCTCGGCGACGCCGCCCTGACGGCATGGGGTCTGTTGGGTCTGGCTTTCCTGTTCTTCCCCATCGTGGTCATCGTGGTGTTCTCGTTCAACTCCGGCCGTACGCTGCAGGCGTTCGAGGGCTTCAGCCTCCAGCCCTACCTCGACGCGCTGGCCAATCCCGCCATCACCAACGCCATCTCGGTGTCGTTGGTCACCGCCGCCGGGACAGCAGTGGTGTCCACGGTGCTCGGCACCTTGGCCGGCATCGCACTCACCCGCCGGCCAGGATGGTGGGCGCCCGCTCTGCTCGTCCTGCTGGGTCTGGTGATGGTGACTCCCGAGATCGTCAGCGCCATCTCGCTGCTGCCCTGGTTTGTCAGCCTCGGAACCGACTGGGGTGTCGCATTTTTCAACGTCGGGCAGGTGCGTCTCATCGTGGCCAACTCGCTGTTCGCCAGCGCTGTCGTCACGTTCATCGTGCGTGCGCGCATGGCGGGGATGAACGAGGCTCTCGAGGAAGCGGCTGCCGACCTGTACGCCACGCCACTGCGGCGGTTCACCGACATCACGCTGCCGTTGATCAGTCCCGCCGTCATCTCGGGGGCATTGTTGGCATTCACTCTCAGCCTCGACAACACCGTGGTGTCCTCATTCGTGTCGGTGGCCGGCTCCACGCCGTGGCCGGTGTACATCTTCGCCTCGCTCAAAGCGTCCCTGCGGCCGGAGATTGCCGCGATGTCGACCCTGATGCTCGCACTCACGCTGGTGGTGCTGGGCATCGTGGCGTTGATCCTGCGACGTGACCCGACCGGCGACGGCGGTGGCGCCTCGGGTCTCACCGGAGCGATGGTGGGGCGCTGAGCTAGTTCACAGGCCGAGGCCGGACAGACTGGGATGGTCGGCAGGGCGCGGGCCGCTGCGGTCCCAGAAGAATTTCCGGTCGCTCTCCTGGATCGGCACGTCATTGATGCTGGCATGCCGGTGAGTCATCAGACCGGACTCGTTGAACATCCAGTTCTCGTTGCCGTACGCACGGAACCATGCGCCGGAGCCGTCGTGATACTCGTAGGCGAACCGCACCGCGATGCGGTTGTCGCTGTGCGCCCACAGTTCCTTGATCAAGCGGTACTCGTGCTCACGTTCCCACTTGCCGGCGAGGAACTCGACAATGTTCTCCCGGCCGGTGACGAATTCCGAGCGGTTTCGCCAGCGGCTGTCCAGCGAGTAGGCCATGGACACGACCTGGGGATCGCGGGTGTTCCACGCATCCTCGGCCAGCCGGACCTTACGGGTGGCGGACTCGTCAGTGAAGGGCGGGACCGGGAGTTTCACTTCTGTCGACGTGGTCATGTCGTCTCACTTTCGGGCGGGTCGTCGTTGGTAGACAGGTTTGTCTACATGAGTGACGGTAGCTTGTGTAGACAGATCTGTCTACACTAAGGCTGTGAGCGTGACCGACATCCTGGATCCCCCGCTTGACCTGTCGTCCCTGTCTGCGCGTGAGCGCATTCTGAGCACTGCCTATCGGCTGTTCTACCGCGACGGAATCCGCGCGACCGGAATCGACACCGTGATCGCCGAGGCCCGGGTCACCAAGGTGACGTTCTACCGCCACTTCCCCAGTAAGGATGCGCTGATCATCGCCTTCCTCGAACTCCGCCACCACCGCTGGATGCAGTGGTTTCGGGAGGCGCTGGCGCGGCATGCCGCCGCGGGTAGGCAGAGGCGCGCGCCGGTCGTCGCGGCCGTCGAGGAGTGGCTCACGGCGGAGTCGTTCCGCGGATGCGCCTTCATCAACAGTGTCAACGAGCTCGGCGGCGACCTACCCGAGGTGCACGACATCGCGGCGAGGCACAAGGCCGACATGGTTGCCGCGATCAGGGACACCCTGCCGCCGGGACCGCACCGCGCCCGCACGGCCCAGGCTCTGGGCGTAGCTGTGGACGGCGCAGTGGTGCACGCCCAGTACACCTGTGGGGCAGCTGCTGCGGTCAAGGCCTTGGCGACCATCGCCGACGCACTCATGGCGAGTGTGCCCGAGTAGCCTCCAAGCCAACGGCTTTCGCAATCCGGCCACTGACGTTCGCTTCGGCGCCGGACATATTTTGTTTTCCTAATCAAAATTGACGATTCCGCAGACAGCTCAACTTACTTCCGAGTAGGTTCCGTCTGTTGTTGGTCACATTCAGGTAAAGGAAAGCCCATGCACGCTGCTGCCCGTTCCTCTCTCGCCGCCGGTGTCGCGCTGGTCAGCGCCGGTGCAATTGCGGTCAGCCCGGTACATCCGCCGGTGCTGCGCGGCGAGGCCGTCAGCCCGTCGGTCCAGCTCAGCGCGGCCATCGACCCGATCACCCCGTGGCTGGAAACGTTCAACGACGCCGAGATCAACTTCGCCAACCTGGCCGCCGCCTGGCTGGAGGCACCGGCGCCGGTACTGCAGCAGATCATCGCCAACCAGATCGGCTATCTGAGCCAGCTCCCCGACTTCCCGGCCATTGCCGAGCAGATCGCGCAGAACACCGTTGCAGCCATTCAGGCGCCGTTCGCCGAGGACCTCAGCACGCTGGACTCGCTGCACGCCATCATCTACGACCTGCTGCTCAACGGCTTGCCGCCGATCATCGACCCGGTGGTGCCGGCGAACCTGACCCCGCTGGTGGAGTTCAGCACCACCTACCTCAGCGGTGTCCTGCTCGGTCTGGTGGGCCCGATCATCAACCCCGTGCTGGCGCTCGGCGGCAGCCTGCAGTCGGTGGTCGACAACCTGACCAGCAGCGCCCCCGACATCGAGGCCGCGCTCAACACCGTGATCAACACCCCGGCCGCCATGGTGGACGCGTTTCTCAACGGAGGCCAGTCCATCGACATCACCCCCCTGCTCAACGCTGTCGGCGTCGAGTCTCCCCTTCCCGGCCTGACCTTCTCCGCCGACTTGGTGTTCGGCGGCCTGCTCAGCCCGGGCGGATCGATCTTCAACGCCCTCACCATCGACCTCGGCGACGGCAGCGGCCCCATCGGCGTGGGCCCGGGTGCGCTCGGTTCACTGATCGGCATGGCCCAGCAGATCGCCAAGGCCCTCGGCTGGGATGGAACCGGCAATCCTCTTGCCCCGCCGCTGGATACGCCCGAGCCGGCCACCAGCGAGGTCGACGCCGTGACTGCGACGCCGAGCAAGAACGCGGCGTTGGTGAATGTCGACCTGCCGACGGCGGCGCCGGCGTCGGGCCCAGAGATTGCGGATCCGGCGGCCGAGGCCCCGGCTGCCGACATCGAGGGCGAGGGCGATTCCACACCCGCGCAACCGCAGGGGTCCGACAGTGGCACCGCCACCGACGACGAGGCCGCAGAGGACGTCGAAGCTGACGAGCCCGTGACCGAGACCGAGGACGAGTCGACCGAGGAGAGCGCGGCCGCTGACGAAGACAGCTCGGCGGAGGACGAGGACAGCGCCGAGGGCAGCGAGACCGAGGAGTCGAGTCCGGAGTCGGAGCCGAGCTCTGAATCGACCGACAGCACCGAGTCGAACGACTCCAGCGGGTCCGACGACGGCGGTGACGCCTCCTCCAACGACTCCGCCGCGGAGTAGACGACCAGCACAGCCCCGAGCCTGTCCGCGGCTCGGGGCTGTCTTGGCCCGGACTCTCTCACATCCTGCACACTGTGCGGGTGAAGCGGCCCGCCCCACCGATCACCTTGCTCACCGACCCGTTCCTGCAGCGGCCGCACCCGGATGTCACCGAAGTGGCGTGGTTCACCGAGTTCGGCGGCGGTACACACCACGTGATCGTCGGCGAACCGGTGGCAGCGATGTCGGCGGAGCAGGTACACCGGCTCATCGCAGGCGAGTCTGCCCCGGGCGTGCGGGTGGTCAGCGCCCACACCACCACGTTGTCGCGGGTCGCCGAGGACGCTGAGTCGCGGTTGCCGCCGGGCCGCAGACCGGCGCAGGGCATCGTCGCCAGAGCTGTCCATCGGCATCACGCCCTGATCGACGTACCCGCAGGCGTCCGAACCCCGTACCGCGTGGCCAGTGTGACCGGTGCGGCAATCGCCGTTTCCGACAGCTTCACCGTCCGCGGGCCGCTCCGGCCCGGCGAGCCCGCGGTGATCATGCTGACCTCCGACCACCAGCTGACCGTCAACACCGCGGCCAACCTGCACTTCGCCGCCGCCACCATCACCTCGCACCTCGGCGCCATCGATGCGGTCTTCGCCGCAGGCGACCTGGTGAACGTGCCTGACCGGGCGTCGGAGTGGTTCGACGATGACAGCGGCTCGGGCTTCTTTCCCACGATGCAGGCGCGGGGCGCCCGCACCGGCACCGACGGAAGGGTCTACCGCGGCGGTCAGATCCTCCAGCACGCGCCCATCTATCCGGCGATCGGTAACCACGACGTGCAGGGCCGACGCGCTGGACACAGCACCTTGGCCGCGTCGTTCAGCAATCCCGTCCCCCGCGCTGTGGCCGAGGCCGAGTACCACCGCAACGCCGCAGCGATCAATCCGGGTGATGACCCGGGTGTCAAAGCCTCGTGGATCGAGGACAACTCGTTCTCCACCACCACGTTCCAGGAGATCTTCTCGTTGCCCGGCGGCAGGCCCTACTACGCCACCACCGTGGGCGACGTCCGGCTCATCGTGCTGTTCGCCACCCGGGCCTGGCGCGGTGAAGGTGCCGATCCGGATCCGGCCATGCGCACCGCCACCACGCGATACCAGGATTGCCGTACTTCTGTGGACGATCCACTGGAGCGCGGACACGGTGCGCTTCTCTTCGAGGATCTCGGTGTCGGTTCACGCCAATATGATTGGTTACGAGAGGAGTTGGAGTCCCCGGCTTTCCGCGCCGCCCGGTACACCGTGGTCATGCTGCACGAGGGCCCGCACAGTCTGGGCGAGAACGCCACGCCGCCGTTCGCGCACCCGCTGCGTACCGAAGACCGTGACGCCCGCGGGACGGTGGTCGGATATCGCTATGACTACCCGGCTGCCGAGGACATCCTGCTGCATGACGTAGCGCCTCTGCTCGAAGCCGCGGGAGTGGACCTCGTGCTCAACGGCCACAACCACCTGTGGAACCGATTTGTCTCTCCCACGGGTGTCAACTACCTCGAGGGGTCGAACACCGGCAACAGCTTCGGCGCCTTCGACCCCGCATCGGGCAGGCAGCGCCGGGTACCTCCAGCGCCCTGGAACCCCGAGAACTATTGCGTGCACGGTGATCCCGGCGGCCTCCGGCCTGCACTGCCGACCACGGCACCCGTCACCGACACCCTGGGCCGACCGCTGCCCTTCATCGCCGACGACAATCTCGTGGTGTTCCAGGCGCTGGACACCGGAACCGGCACGGTCACCAGTTGGTATGTCGACATGGCGGACCCGCACGGCTCGGCGGTCATGTTCGACGTACTCCAACTCTGAGATATTCGCGTCCCTCCGTTCCTCCGTCCGTCCGCGATACGTTGCGCCGTCCGACAGACCCCGTTAACCGGCAGTTAGAACTACTTATCTAGACATGTAGACACCAACTGCCGGAGAGCAACAGAACGGGAAATCCAATGTTCGGACACAGATTCAGCGCAGGCGCTGTCGTAGCACTGTCCGC from Mycolicibacterium tokaiense includes the following:
- a CDS encoding TetR/AcrR family transcriptional regulator, which codes for MSVTDILDPPLDLSSLSARERILSTAYRLFYRDGIRATGIDTVIAEARVTKVTFYRHFPSKDALIIAFLELRHHRWMQWFREALARHAAAGRQRRAPVVAAVEEWLTAESFRGCAFINSVNELGGDLPEVHDIAARHKADMVAAIRDTLPPGPHRARTAQALGVAVDGAVVHAQYTCGAAAAVKALATIADALMASVPE
- a CDS encoding GGDEF domain-containing protein, translated to MNYVGQWWRQPDRYKWLSEYLATRRLLVAARTVMTVVSLILAVAVVLIPFSPAGQPGPAQAVVWVIGAGFAGMALLYARRWPTARQSTALSIAGSLGIAVTALTPVDPHTGLLTCWAFVGLAAYVASFHTPKLLTFTVGVSLGTVAACALRTGLAGDAPLAVAVFLLSTGGLLTVAFGGQILVRLVWNDAVSTDPLTGLSNRRGFRRSARTMIAEAARRGSSSFSVVMVDLDGFKSLNDTLGHAVGDEVLVTVAATLREVCGPGVITARVGGEEFVVAQASPPGDMELLARRLCVAIAANRWGVTGSLGVAGITVRDLEADPGTVIERVVASADMAMYEAKRAGGNQIRQATAA
- a CDS encoding ABC transporter substrate-binding protein gives rise to the protein MAQQEPVRALVPAALQKSLSRRMFLGGTAALGAGAFLAACSSSSGGGDSASGTLNIYTWGEYDDPDVLKEFTAANGPSITLDSYGSNPEMIAKLSAAKGTSGYDICVPTHSAIQQMVSGDLLAELDHAKLPNMKNLNASVVDTPFDPGNKYSVCKDWGSTGYVYDTTVINRELTSWADFLDAAQKEASGSLSLLEDQGEVAFTYFYANGIDPNTTDPANIEAYRTFIIDKIAPHVQAFESSTNTSISTSARALIHCWNGDARLGLLNNPEPERYKWVWPSEGANLWQDNWAIVKGAPNEEAAYQFINYVLDPAVSLKELTYIGYNTGIDGVEQAATEAGIERPDLVFISDEVMSKLVYSQMTSMDGTIIAIYDELKAAAGQ
- a CDS encoding amidohydrolase; this translates as MATSHRLLITGGHVFTPAGIVEEPVLITDGIITAIGPDALAETGATEIDAAGGLVSPGFQDCHIHPYHAGLDMNACDLTPYSTADGYLTRIAEYAADNPELEWVTGGGWSMDSFPGGLPTAAALDAVVADRPAFFPNRDGHGGWVNTKAMQIAGIDDSTPDPFDGRIERDADGHAIGTLQEGAMGLVAKHIPLPTQDDMDDALRVAQQQLFAWGVTGWQDAIVGATNDTPDPLDSYLRATASGELKAHVVGALWWDRNRGLEQIPELVDKRARALAAGFAATTVKIMQDGVAENFTAGMLEPYLDACGCPGENMGKSFVDPTSLKDISVQLDALGFQLHYHALGDRAVRESLDAIEAARNANGDNDLRHTLAHIQVIHPDDIPRFAELDVVANMQPLWARHEDQMDLLTIPFLGRRRAAWQYPFGSLHRAGAKLASGSDWPVSTANPLEILHTAVNRAPAGATGPSALPFLGEQALSLADALIAHTLGTAYLNHDETRSGSIEIGKTGDIVILDRDIFAAPVAEIGSARVVYTIIGGEVVYHADSALVTA
- a CDS encoding ABC transporter permease; its protein translation is MTIAGARRRRRFVLGDAALTAWGLLGLAFLFFPIVVIVVFSFNSGRTLQAFEGFSLQPYLDALANPAITNAISVSLVTAAGTAVVSTVLGTLAGIALTRRPGWWAPALLVLLGLVMVTPEIVSAISLLPWFVSLGTDWGVAFFNVGQVRLIVANSLFASAVVTFIVRARMAGMNEALEEAAADLYATPLRRFTDITLPLISPAVISGALLAFTLSLDNTVVSSFVSVAGSTPWPVYIFASLKASLRPEIAAMSTLMLALTLVVLGIVALILRRDPTGDGGGASGLTGAMVGR
- a CDS encoding DUF1348 family protein yields the protein MTTSTEVKLPVPPFTDESATRKVRLAEDAWNTRDPQVVSMAYSLDSRWRNRSEFVTGRENIVEFLAGKWEREHEYRLIKELWAHSDNRIAVRFAYEYHDGSGAWFRAYGNENWMFNESGLMTHRHASINDVPIQESDRKFFWDRSGPRPADHPSLSGLGL
- a CDS encoding ABC transporter ATP-binding protein, whose product is MSATDLTAHDIATPTSTPASVELRSLTKAYGPAVAVDNLSLQVQPGEFLSLLGPSGCGKTTTLRMIGGFEFPDDGSIQISGRNVENLPPHKRPVNTVFQAYALFPHLKVTDNVAYGLRRSGVAKSEMAGRVRRALDMVRMTAYADRKPAQLSGGQQQRIALARALVNRPAVLLLDEPMSALDRKLREEMQVELKLLQRELGTTFVFVTHDQEEALSMSDRVAVMKDGRIEQIGTASEVYDAPESAFVAGFIGRQNSFSATISSFDSAGVSVTTAGLSLYSSRPVKGETPAAAGAQVTAAIRPESVGVSSAQSSSGSAASDPPVNSVSGTLLGVSELGHSLQLVVHTGGDDQLLARLPRAANPPTELGSPVTCSWSADAVRIFTS
- a CDS encoding ABC transporter permease, producing the protein MTVVDAPVTAEAAPRSRPRLPGSLGALPLGAWILFFFILPFGLVVWYSFGYKPGIYSTHANDILSLDRYSEAASPTFLAIFVRTLKIAATGTVLCLLIAFPMAYWMAQKLTSKWRGVVLALVLIPYWTNFLVRTIGWQISLSPTGFVSEILQWAHLTDDQLHVLYTSAAVQLGVVYNYLPLMILPLYVALERLDPQLLEASRDLGGTAWSTFWHVTFPLAVPGVTAGLLLVFVPLMGDYITPTVLGGASGSMVGQMVAAQFQSAQNWALGSAMAVLLMMAIFGTSAVVGGVLKVLGRIMTALTSLSLSTKETS
- a CDS encoding helix-turn-helix domain-containing protein, with product MPSESAIAVTDVDVAARTVLGERLRAARERARMSTRDAAARAGVSAGFISQLENGKCGVSVGVLKRLSAAVGVTVAELLADETPSARAVLRAHERPVFSSDGGLKKLLLSRPPIHQLEVYEGTFEVGGSTGPEPYAHDNAHELFYVLTGHIEFSIGPDTLTLGPRDSVEYLSSVPHRAVNVGTVVAQAMWITSHYTPPRDPNPLSGAPAHQMKD